Part of the Streptomyces sp. NBC_01408 genome is shown below.
GGTTGCGGGAGTGGGGCGTGGTCGCGTTGCGCACGGCGGCGATCCAGGCCGCCGCCGTCGTCCGGTCCAGGGACCGGCGGGCGAACGGGGTGACGGAGAGGGCTTCCACCTGCCGGTAGAAGGTGGCGTGGTAGTGCCCGAAGTTCTCGAAGTGCGCCAGGTCCCGTGGCCGCGTCCAGTTGTAGAGCGCCACGACCAGTCCCGGGCGCTGGGCGTCACGGCCCACGCGCGAGGACGCCTGGATGTACTCGGCCGTGTTCTTGGGCTGGCCGACGACCATCATGAGGCCGAAACGGGAGACGTCGACCCCCACCTGGAGCATGGAGGTCGCGATCACCGCGTCGACCGCTCCCGTGCCCTCGTTGCGCAGTCCGAGCTTCGAGAAGTCGATGCGCTGCTTGTGCTGTCCGGCCTCACGCAGTTCGTCGGCGACCGCCTGCCGGCGCACGGTGGTGTCCATGGACTCGTCGAAGGACACTTCCAGGCGGGACAGTACCTCCGTGATGTCCGCGGAGGAGATGCGCGAGGTCAGCTCCTGGACGGACAGCATCTCCGTGCGGCGCAGGAGGCGGTTCGACAGGCCCTTGCGGGTTCCGTGGATCCGTACGCGGGTGGCGATGTCGTCGTCGAGGAAGCGCCGCATACCGGCGAGTTCCCGCGTGGCGTTGAAGTAGCCGACCAGCGTCATGTACGGGTCGGCGGGCTTGCCGTGCCGGTCGAAGAGGGTCTGGCCGGCCAGGAACAGGATCTCGGCGACCCTGATCTCGGCCTGCTTCATACGGACGCCGTGGGCGCAGATGCCCAGGTAGCGCCGCCCCGGCGCCTCCTTCGAGAGCTCGACCTGCTGGGAGAAGTAGGTGTCGCCGATGTCGATGACCTGGGGCGGAAAGATCGCCGATTTCCGCGCGAAGACACCGCTGATCTGGTCTGCCGACCGCTTGGTCGTCGCCGTCGATGCCACGATCTTGGGGCCGACCCGGACGGTGGTGCCATAGGCGTCCTGCGCCGGCCAGCCGCACAGTTCGTCGACGGCCGCCTCGAACAGGCCGACCGTGGTGCCCAGCGCACCCGAGATCAGGTGGAGTTCGTCCTGGATGATCAGGTCCGGCGGGCGCAGCCGCGTCACCGGCTTGCTCTTCACGGCCGCGTGCTTGCCCTTGGCCTGGTGCTTGTCCCCGCACTTGATCCGGGTGTCGAGATCCGCGTGCCGGTAGCCGTGCCTCGGGCAGAGGTCGGAGACCCGTCCGAACAGCATGCCCGCCTGACCGCGCCAGGGCAGCTGCGCCAGCTTGTCGACGGTGGCGATCAGCAGGCTGGGGGCGAGCCGGTAGATCTCCTCGTCCACCGTCAGGATGGGCAGGCCCTCACCCGGTGAGCGGCGCTGCGAGAACGGACAGGCCTGCTTGCCCTCGCCGTTGGGGCAGTAGAGCAGGATGCGGCGCAGGTCGTCGTCGGCGTGCAGGTCGCGCTGGGCGCTCAGTGCGGAGCCGCACCAGGGGCAGGCCAGGGTCTGGAGCACCTTCGCGCCCTTGCCGTCCCCGGCGTCCTTGGCCTCGGCGATCTGCTTCTGGGCCTCGTCGAACCCGTTCGGGGAGACCGCGCCGCCCACCCAGAGTCCGATCCGGAAGGGAGTGGTCCCCCAGCGCACGTCGCCGCCGTCGTAGGCCTCGCGGCGCAGCACTTCGGCGGCGCAGACCAGCGCCGCCGCCCGCTGGAACTGCTGGGCGGTCAGCAGCCGCAGGGTGTACCGCATCAGCACGGCGACGCCGGCCTCGCCACTGCGGGCGTCCTCCCCCGTGCCGATCGTCCCCTGGAGCCGGCGGATGGCGAAGGTGAAGGCCGCGAGCCCGAGGTAAGCCTCGGTCTTGCCGCCGCCGGTCGGGAAGAACAGCAGGTCGACGATGCCGTCCGGGCCCGCCTCGCGCTCCTTCAGCGTCGGGTCGGCGAGCGCCCGGAGGTTGAGGAGGACGAAGGCCAGCTGGAACGGGCGCCACGATGCGGCTGCCGGTCCCTCGGCGTCGATGCGCTTCTTGGCCTCCTGGAACGCGATGCCCTCCCGCTCCCGCAGCGCCGCGATGGCGGTGTGGCGTCGCTGGAGGGCCATCGCCCGGTTGGCGAAGCGGAACGCCTCCAGCACCTCGGGGTGTTCGGGGTTCGAGAGGGCGTCCACACCGAGGGCGATCCGGACGGCTACGTCCCGGGCTTGGCCCACCGCGTCGAGGGCACTGGTGCGCAGCGCCCCGGTCAACTGCTCCGCCTGCGCCTCCCGCTCGTCGAGCCAGGCGCTGTAGCCGTCGGCGAGCGGAGCCAGGGCGTCGCTCAGCGCGGCAGGAGGGAGCACGGCGAGCTCGTCCATGGACAGCTCGATGCCGTCGAGGTGCTGCGCGTTCGCCCCGGACGGGGCGATCGTGGCCGGCACGTCGTGGACCGGCAGCCAGGTGGTCGTGAGGGCGTGGGCCCTGCGCTCCCCCTTGTCGATGGTGACCGCCACGGCCACGTTGCGGCCCGCCGCGTGCTTCAGGTGGTTGCGGTAGAGCAGCGTCAGGTGCTGCTCCTCCAAATCGGCCGCCCCGAGGGCGTCCTGGGCGGCTTCCTCGGCCTCGTCCAGCGGATCGGAGATCGGCAGGAAGACCGGCGCCTTGCCGTCGGTGGCGGTGACGTGCAGCTCGGCCTGGAAAAGCCAAGCCGCGTCCTTGGCCTGCTGGGGTTCGTCCTGCGCGTTGACGAGCGACAGCTCGACGACGCGGCTCGGTCCCGCGGCACCCGGCCGGTTGCGTACTTCCGCGACCAGCCGCACGCCGGGGGCGTCCTCCTGATCGGCGGTGAGCGGCAGGACCTGGCGGGGCGGGCCGTCGACCGGGACGGTGACGAGCTTCTCCACCTGCTCCCGGGTCCAGGTGGCACGCGCGACGCCGTCGTCGCCCAGGACCTGCGACCGGTGGTACTGCCCCCATCGGACCCGCACGGTGACCGCGGCCGCATGGTCCGTCGCCGGGACGGCGAACATCAGGCCCATCGACGAGGCCCACATGCGCCCCGCGTTCTGGGTGGTGAGCCGCTCCGGGAGCCCCTGGTCGGTGCCGTCGCCTTCCCCGTCGGAGTCGTCGAGAAGTTGCTCGTCGGCGGCGGCGAGGGTGGTGCTCAGGGCGCGCTTCGGACCGATCCGCCCGACCAGGTACCGGTCGCGGGGGCCGGCGGCCCGGTGGTCGAACTCCTCGTCCGGTCCGTCCCACGGGCCCAGCAGGTCCCGGCTGATGAGCTCGCCCAGGTCGTCCCGGATCTCGTACGAAGACGCCGGTACGAAGTCCTGCGCCACCTCGCGGACCCGCTGGAGGAGGTCCTCCTCCGTCGAGCCGCTCGTGCTGCTGCCCGGGCCTTCCGCGGTCTTGCCCGTCGCCATCAGTGCATCCCTCTTTCGTCCCTCGCGCGGCGCCCTTGCGGGCCCCTCCCCACAGCGCGGCCGACGCCGCCCGGACCGTGACAGCCGGTCATGATCCCGATGCTAGCGAGCACCACTGACATCAGAATGCCGGTACCGCCCCGGACAGGGCCTGTTCGAGCAGTTCACCGATGTCCTTGTCCCCGCGCTCGGCCAGCCGCTCCAGCAGAGCGGCAGCGGCACCGTCCTGGCCCGGCTCCATGCCGATGCGCCGGGCGATCACCTCGACCGCCTCCGCCGGGGTCACCGCGGCCGTCCAGCCGGTGAGCCGGACCGCTCCGGTCTCGGGGCTGAGGCCCTCTGTCGGTGCGGGCAGCCGCAGCGCGTTGAGCTGACCGTCGGTCACGTTGAAGAAGACCTGGTCCCCGACGGTCGCCCCGATGTGCTCCAGCAGCGGCTTCACCGAGCCGAAGGTGGGCTGGGCGCGCCACGTGAGCGAGGTCTCCCCCGCCTCGTGGCGCAGCGGGACCGGTTCGCGGTGGGGGGCGCCACCGATGTGGGCGGCCCAGCCGGCGGGCACCGGGCTGCCGGAGCCGCGCAGATGGTCGGCGGTCACTTCCACCCGGTACCACCAGCGTCCATCGGCTCCGACGAAGCAGCGTCGCGTACCGGCGACGTCGTTGCGCGGCACGTACGGCGCGTCCTGCTCGCTCGCCTGGTCGGCGACGCGGACCCAGCCGCGGCGGGTGCGGGGGAACCCGGGTCCGCCGAGGTTGGTGCGGACCGATGCCGCCGATACGTCGAAGCGGGCGCTGATGGCCTCGGCGATCGCGTTCACCTCGGCTTCCCCGCCCGCGTTGGTGATCTCACGGGCGATCATCTCCCGGATGCCGAGGTACTCCTCGCCGCCCCACGCGCGCAGCCCGTACAGGTTCCGGTCGAGCCGGAGGAAACGCTCGTCGGTCCAGATCTGGTTGCGCATACTGCTGATGGCGGTGCCGTCGGCGAGCTGTTCGTGGATGTCCTCCATGGACATCGGCGTCCCGTGCAGGGCGAGCACGGCGGCGGCCCGGTCGTTGAGCGAACGCCCCCAGTACAGCAGCCGTCCGTCCCGCACCTGGAAGCGTCCGAGATCGGCCGCCCAGTCAGCGAGCACCTCGCCCCGGACTCCATAGCGCAGCCCGAGGGCCACCGCGTCGTTCCAGGCCAACGGGGTGTCCCCGCAGGCGGCGAGCAGGTCCTCCTGCATGACCGCCCGGAGTGCGGCCGCGTCGCCCTGCACGATCCAGCTCCCGACGAGTGTCCCTCCGGGCAGCAGCCGCGCCACGATGTCACCGAGCGGCACACCCAGCGCCTCTACGGGGCGGGCGTGGTCCGGGTGCAGTGCGTGCACCTCGGCCACCTGGCCCACGGCGCCGAGCTGTTCGGCCACGGCGGCCAGGTGCCCGGCGAAGGCCCGGCCTTCATCATCGGCCGAGAGCCACCGCCGGACGGAGCCCATGACGGTGCGCTCCAACTGGCGCACCCTTTCCCGGCTGACGGAGAACCGCTCCCCCAGGTCCTGGAGCTTCACCGGCTCGTCGGTGAACGTCCGCTGCCCGGCGATCACCAGGGCACGCTCGTCCCAACCGTCGACCAGCCGCGTGAAGGCGGCGAGCGGCTCGCCCATCAGCGCGGGGGCGGGCGGCGGGCTCGCATCGTCGCCGCCGTGCGGCTCCTCGGCTTGTTCGGCCGGGTCGTGGCCCTCGAAGGCCTCACGCGGCGCCGGAAGTTCTACGGACTGGGGCTGATCCCCGGCCTCGTCTTCGACGGGCTCGGGCACCGGCACCGGCGACGACGTCCCGTCCTCGGCCTGCTCCTCCAACCCCTGGAGCACGGCGAGCGCCGCACGTACCTCGGCCGATGCGTCCGCCGGCAACCACCGGGCGAGAACGGACACGGCATCCCGTACGCGCGTCCCCTCGCTCTCCTCCCGAGGCACGCCGCGCTGGTGCAACCGGTCCAGGATCGAACCGAACACCGCCGCAAGTACCCGGTCCCCGTCCACGACCCCGGGGCCAGCCTCCCGGGCGACCTGCGCCACCGTCCTCCCCGGCTCGACTCCCGGGGTACCGAGCAGCCGCAGTACGGGGATCACGTCCCCGAGCTCCACGTGAGGCCACAGGGACCGCAGGGCCTGCGCCACCTGGTGGCTGAGCGCCTCGGCTCCGATGACCCGCTCGATCTCCATCAACGGTGTTGCGTGCCACCAGCCGAGCGGCAGCCGTACGTCCTCCAGCCGGGCGGCGAGCAGTTGCGGATCGGCGTAGCGCACGGCGGGCAGGAGATCGGCCAGGGAGGTGGAGGCGTACGGAGCGGAGGATGTCATGGTCGGGCGACACTCCAGAGACGGGGGCAGGCGGCCATGGTCGGTGACTGACTCGCTCGACGTTACGGGCCCCCACTGACAGTCACCCCATGATCACCCTTCTCGTGCCCCCTGACCAGGGCAAAGTCCACATCCGTCAGGAGCAGGCGCACTTGCTCACGCGGCGGACCGGTCCGGCGCAGGACCACATTCCCCGCACCGGGCGTTGGGAACGTGGCTGCGGAAGGCGCGTTCGCAGCCGTCGCACGTGATGAGGGGTGCGGGCCGTGGGCGGTTCGGCTCGGGCGCGGATACCGGGAGGGGCGGCGGCAGGAGGGTGGTGAGCCGGTGTTCCAGGAAGCGGGGCGGGTGGTGGATGGGCACGGGTGCGGGAGGCAGGTTCGCGGTGAGGGTGCGGGTGATCTGCTCGGGGGTCGCATGCCGAGCGAGCCACTCCTCGACGGCGGGCGTCAGCCGCTGGACATCGCGCACCGAGAGGATCAGGCGGGCGTCGACGGTCCGCAGCCGGGCCAGGAGGTCCGCTGCCGGTCCTGTGGCGGTGGGTGGGACGGGCTCGGGTTCGGTTTGCGGCGCGGCCGGTTGCTGCGAAGCTGGCGCGGCTGAAGGTACTGCGGCACAACCGGGCTTGTCGTAGGCGAGGGTGCGGGTCGCGAAACGGCCGCCGCCGAGCGGAATCCTCCGGCGCTCCAGATACCCGGCTTCCTCAAGCTCGTTGAGGGCCCGGCGGATGGTGATCTCGCCCTCGCGGAAGCGGAGGGTGAGGGCCTTGGCCGTGATGCTGACCCCGTCCGGAACGGACTGGATGTAGACGGCGAGCCCGATCGCAACGGCGGACAGCTGCGGATGCTGGGCCAGGTGGTTGCCGACGACCGTGAACCGGTCGGTGTGGCGGTGGCGGAAGTGGATCACCCCGGCGCTGGGGGCGTCTGTGGGGATCGGATTCGCGGGGCGCGCGGGCGCGACCGCGTTAGACTGCGGATCAGCCATCGGGAAGCTCTACTCTTCCGGATCGGTCAGGCCCTCGTCAGGATTGCCGTCCTGTCGGGGGCCGTCTGCGTGTATGGGGTTGTTTGCGCCGACCGTACCCCACCGGTCAGGGTCCGCGTCGCGCCCTTCACCCGATCGTGTGGCGAGGGGAGTTGGGCCACCGGGTTTGGTTGGGTGGGTTCTCTCCCGTTCCTTTGAAGGGCGACGCGCCGCACCGGGGTCCAGGAATCCGCGCCCCGGTGGCGGGCCGCTCTACGCCTCTCGGACGTGCTGCACGAAGGCGTTCCAGGCGGCGTTCCCGACGAGGATCACAGGACCGGCCAGGTCCTTGCTGTCCCGGACGGGGACGGCGCCGGGAATCTGGTCAGCGACCTCCAGGCAGTCACCGCCGCCCCCATCGCTGTAGGTGCTCTTGCGCCACGACACGATCGCCATGTCTATCCGTGCGGCACTCATGGTCCGAACTCCTTCATCGCCTTCCGAATCAAGGCGGTTGATGCCTCGGGCGACAGTCCCTGGGCATGCACAAGATCGTAACGATACGAGTGCTGCGCCACCATGGCTCTGTCCTCCACCAGTTCACCGGAGTGACCGGCTTCCAGATAGGCCACGTCAGGCCCGTTCTGGAACGACAGCACGGTAAGAGACCCTCCCATTGCCGAGTGACCGCCCGCAGCGAACGGCAGCACCTGGATCTCGATGCGCGGAGTCATCGCGGCCTCGGCGACTCGGGCCAGCTGGTCCCTCATGACCGTCCCTCCGCCCACTGGCCGACGGATCACCGCTTCGTCGAGTACGACCCACAGCAAAGGCGGCTGCTTACTCTGGAGCAGTGCCTGTCGCTCCATCCGCGCAGCCACCTTCTCCTCCACCTCTGCCCCTGTGCACCAAGGCAGGCCGAGCCTGAGCAGTTCGCGGGCATAGGCCTCGGTCTGAAGGAGACCAGGCACGCTGTGCGCCATGTACTTGTGCATGGCGCTCGCCCTTGCCTCGTAGGCCATGAACTTCTGCGCCCAGTCTGGGTACGGCGTCCGCTTGATATGACCCCAGAGGTCGATCAAGTCGCCGTCCGCATCGAGCAGCCCGTCCAACTTGCTGTTGACGTCCTCGGGAGGGACCTCGTTACCCAGCTCGAACTGGGCGATCCGGCTGTGCGCGATGGGGACCTTGTCGCCGAGCTGCCGCTGCGTGAGCCCGGCGCGGATGCGGAGCTTGCGCAGCTTCGCGCCGTAGAGCGCGGCGAGGGAGGCGCTCGGGTCGAGTTCTTTCGGTGCGGGCACTGGCGACTCCCGTTTTCGTTCCGACGCTCCGAAAACCGTTACCCCTGGTGAGCGTAGCGCTACGCCTCCATGCTCATCGCTGAAAGACAGTGATCGGCAAGGAAGCAGGCGGACATGGATGCGGGCAGGCGTGGGAACGCGACAAACAAGGCCCAAGAGGCGGAAGCGGCACGGGACGAGCTGCGCGAGGCGTTGGCGGGGGTCGATGTGGTGCTGCCGTCGCTCGGCGTCGATCTGGTGTCCCTGACCAGCGACTACCTCTCGCCGCTGGTTGAACTCGGGTGCTGCCGGGCCGATGTCGCGTGGAAGTTGGCGGCGGCCCTGAGGAAGTGCGCCCAGTGACCGAGGAGTCAGCGCCCGAGCCGGAGGCGCAGGCCGACTCGACCAAAGACCCCACGGCCGGCGTCGCATGCCACGCAGCGCTCCTGGCCAAGGTCCGCGAGGCCAACAAACGAAGCCTTGCGCCTCGGCGGTAGGAGGTCAGGACATGCAGCGCGCGATGCAGACCCTGGAGGTCATGCCCGATGGGGTGCGGCGAGGGGATGTGATCGCCGTGGGCGGCATCCCGCACCGGGTGCGGGATGTAAGGGAGTTGCGGGGGCGGCGGAAACGGCTGGAGTTCGAGGACGGAACGTCTTCGTTCTGGGCCCGTGGGTCGCGATCACGGTGGCCCGTGACCGGAATGCCGGCGGCGGACCGGTACGCCACTGGCACTGACCGGCCCACCGCTCTCCCGCCCTCGCGCTCAGAACAGGCTCGGCGGCTCCTCCACCGGAGGCTTCGACTTCCGCTGGGCGGGGGCCGCCGCCTTCTTCTTGGCGCCCTTCTTGTCGTGCAGACCGGCGGCGACTTCGGCCGCGTAGCGCCGCTGGTTCTCTTCGAGGAGCCGGTCAAGAATCTCCTGCCGGACGACCGGGCCGACGGTGTAGCGGGGCCCTTGCCGGGTGTCGTGGAATCCGTGGTCGAGCCCGCCGGACTGAGCCAGGAGGTCGTCCCAGCCATAGGCGCGGGCGACCTCTTCATCAATGGCGCGATGAATCTGGCGGAGTTCAACGATATCCGCGTCCATACAAGTCTGGTCGTGCACCAGGTTGTAGGTTGCCGTGAGCCCACCGCGCGTCAGCGTGATCGCGCGCCGAAAAATGTCTAGCTTTTCTCCAGCAGACCTGAGCTCTGAGGTAACTTCCGGGCGAGGGAGGGTCTCGAAGACATCAGATGGCGTATATCTGAGGTCGCCCTTCATCGTCGATGCATGATTGGTCGCCCACCAGAAATGCGCTGCGCTACTAAGAAGGGAAAACACTCCCAAATCGTCGGACGCGAATACTACTGTGGCATCGCTAGCAATCTGCCCCGTCTTCACGATCACAGGCATGACAGACTTGCTATGCCGAGTAATCACGATCATTCGATCGAACCCCCTGAGGGATCGATAGAGTTCAAGCGTGGGTCGGGTATACCTCCACCAGAGCTCTCGGCGCTGCTTATTTGCGTTCTTCTGCCTCTCAGGCTTGACCAGCCGCTCTACCTGCCGATACACCTCGGGGTACTCTTTGGCACGCTCCTCGGGCCAGTCGTGAAAGTTAATCACCCATCGACTGGCCGAACCGTCGGGCCGAGAATTGAGGTCATGCCCGTTGAGGAAGGGAAAAAGCACCTCCCGATACTTCTCATTCTCGGCAATCAGCTCACGAGCCGCCTCAGGCTGCATCGTGAAACCCATACCCAGGATGTTTGTACCAATAAAGGCAATTCCCTCGTTCCCTATCAGCCGATGCGCCGCGCCGGTGACTCGCGAACTCGCCTCCAACGTGGGAGTGATTCCCGCCACCAAGACACCATCTGCAAGTCGGTCACTTTCGACTGCAACATCTGCTCGACTTGTCCAAACTGCACAGTACTCCAACATTGCACTCCGCGACGGCCACGGTGCACTCTTAATCGACTGTCGAATCTCGACACCTTCGGCGACCAATCGATCCAGGCCAGCCTGTCGTGTGTCCCCTTGAGCCAATGTGTTGGTAGCAATTAGGCCTGCCTGCCCCTGACTGTTCAGCAAGTCATGAGCACGCAGTAGGAAGTACACAACTAGGTCTGCGCTTCCCCGTACATCGCCGCTGAGGCAGACCACGAGATATTCACGGTAGACATCCCCCATCGCACCTGTCAGCTTCTGTCCGCCCAAGAACGGCGGATTCCCGACCACTGCATCGAACCCGCCCCGCTCTTCCCAGACCTCCGGGAACACCAGCGGCAAATGCACCGGCTCGCGTTCGAACGCCCCCGTCGGCTTCCCGGTGGCCAGCCACCCCCGCGCCAGCGTCTCCGCACGCCGAAGCTCGGCAGCCACCAGTTCCTCGTCGTCCCCCGCGTCAGACACCGCGTGCGCCGCCGTCACCGCGGCGAACGACAGCTGATCCTGATCCGACCCGCTCCGCCCCGCACCGGCCAGCGCCGCGCCCACCACCAAATCCGCGAAGACGCTCGCCTGGCGGGTCTTCTCGCGCACAGAGGCCAGCATGGCGCGCTTCCGCTCCAGCTCCTCCAGGCCCGTGCCCGGGATGCCGGCCAGCTTCCGCCGCTCCTCCGCGACCTCCGCGATGACCCGCCGCACGCCACCCGTGAAGTCGATGCCGTCACCGTGAAGGCGCCGCCCCCGCACCGGATCCAGGTGCATGGCCTCAAGCTGCTCCACCGACGTGATGCCCAGCAGCGAGTCACCCGCCACCAACCGGTCGTCCAGGAACGTGAACGGCCGGTCCCGGTCCATCGAGACCAGCCACAGCGACAGCTTCGCCATCTCCACGGCCATCGGGTTGATGTCCACCCCGTACAGGCAGTGCTCGATGATCTGCCGACGCGCCTCCACCATCACCGGCTCGGCCTCGGCCTCCACCGCCGATGCCGACAGCGAGTCCGCCGCCTCCAGGTACGCCAGCGCCCGCGCGTCGCCCTCCCGGCTCCACGCCTCCACCAGCGCGCCCGCCAGGTAACGGCAGGCCGCCACCAGGAACGCCGCCGAGCCCATCGCGATGTCCGCGACCTTCAGCTTCAGAATCTGGTCCGCTGTCTTGGGCCGCCACTGGGTCCGGTCCGCCGTCTGCAACGGGCCGTACTCGTAGACCAACGGCTCCAGCGCGCCGTCCGCGACCTGCTGGGCCAGGGACTTCGGGGTGTAGTGCGTACCGGTGTTCTTCCGGAGCGAGGACTCCGTCACGTACAGCCCGCCCGCGCCGATCACCACCGGCAGGTCCCGCAGGTCACGGCGGATCAGGCGGTAGAACGGCAGCAGGCGGTCCGTCAGGTCGGCGTCGCTGCCCGTCGCCGCCAGGAGCTTGCTCCGCGCCGCAGCCCGCTCCACATCGGACAGGGGCTCCAGCAGCTTCGTCACTTTGGCCGGACTGCCCAGCCCCGTCGCCTTGTTGTACTCCTCCGCCAGCGCCGCCCCCAGCCCCTCGCCCTCCGTACGGGCCAGGGACTCCAGCCGGGTCAGCAGTACCTCCGCCTCCAGGCCCGCCTTGCCGACGAGACCCACGATGGTGTCCTCGGCCCGGCGGCCCTGGTACGAGAGGAGGCCCTCGTACACGTAGCCGATCTGCTCGACGTCCAGCGTCCGGAAGGTCAGCCGCCGGCGTTCCCGCTTCTTGCCCGTGCCGATCCAGACGTGCTGCACCGACTGGAGCATGTGCAGGACCGTGCGGTCGTCGATGGGCAGCGGATCCGTCGGGTCGGCGTCCGCCGTGCCCCGGCCCTCCAGCCACGGGAAGGCGTTCGGGTCGAAGATCGAGCCGTCGTACGCATGCATCCGCAGCGCCGGGTGGTCCACTCCCCCGTACACCGCGTTGAAGAGCGCGATGAGCCGGTGCCAGCCCACCCCGGTCTGCTCCAGGTCGTCCTCGGTGGTCTCCCGCGCCCGGTCCTCCAGCTCCTGGCACAACCGCCCGGCCGAATACGCCTGTACGTACAGCTCGTTGTCGCTCGGCAGCAGCCCGCGCTCCTCGGCGAAGAGGAGGAAGACGACCCGCATCATGACGGCGACGGCGCCCCGGTAGACGTCCTGGGCCGGTACGTCGGCCAGGCCGTTGCCGCCCCGCGCGCGCTCGGTGACGTCGGCGCGGCCGATGGCCTCCACCAGCAGTTCGACGGCCTGGCGAACCTGCACGCCGAGGGCGTCGGTGACGTCCTCCTGGCTGTCCAGGGACTCCTTGAGCAGCGGCAGCAGCGTCTCGGCGTCCTCGACGGCGAAGAAGCGGCGACGGCTGAGCAGCGACAGGAAGGCGCGTACGACCACCCGCTCGACCGGCTCGGTCCAGGCGACCGTGTCGAAGAGCGCCGACGTCGTCACGCCCCCGCGCGGCGCCCACACCAGGGTCCACCAGCGGCCGTCCGTCACCAGGCCGAGCTCCACCCCGTGGTGGCGGCACAGGTGGGCCATGCGGTCGACGGGGGTCGCCGCCCAGGCCGAGCCGGGGACGCGCTGGGACGGGTGCCGGCCCGCGGGGACGGTCATGCCGAGGATGGCGCAGTCGGCGACCAGGCCGGCCGTGTCCTCGGCGGTACTGCCCGGTGCGAGCAGGGCGAAGGTGGGGGTGATCCGCTCGTCGTGCTCGGGGACGTC
Proteins encoded:
- a CDS encoding DUF397 domain-containing protein, whose amino-acid sequence is MSAARIDMAIVSWRKSTYSDGGGGDCLEVADQIPGAVPVRDSKDLAGPVILVGNAAWNAFVQHVREA
- a CDS encoding helix-turn-helix transcriptional regulator — its product is MPAPKELDPSASLAALYGAKLRKLRIRAGLTQRQLGDKVPIAHSRIAQFELGNEVPPEDVNSKLDGLLDADGDLIDLWGHIKRTPYPDWAQKFMAYEARASAMHKYMAHSVPGLLQTEAYARELLRLGLPWCTGAEVEEKVAARMERQALLQSKQPPLLWVVLDEAVIRRPVGGGTVMRDQLARVAEAAMTPRIEIQVLPFAAGGHSAMGGSLTVLSFQNGPDVAYLEAGHSGELVEDRAMVAQHSYRYDLVHAQGLSPEASTALIRKAMKEFGP
- a CDS encoding sigma factor-like helix-turn-helix DNA-binding protein, producing MTSSAPYASTSLADLLPAVRYADPQLLAARLEDVRLPLGWWHATPLMEIERVIGAEALSHQVAQALRSLWPHVELGDVIPVLRLLGTPGVEPGRTVAQVAREAGPGVVDGDRVLAAVFGSILDRLHQRGVPREESEGTRVRDAVSVLARWLPADASAEVRAALAVLQGLEEQAEDGTSSPVPVPEPVEDEAGDQPQSVELPAPREAFEGHDPAEQAEEPHGGDDASPPPAPALMGEPLAAFTRLVDGWDERALVIAGQRTFTDEPVKLQDLGERFSVSRERVRQLERTVMGSVRRWLSADDEGRAFAGHLAAVAEQLGAVGQVAEVHALHPDHARPVEALGVPLGDIVARLLPGGTLVGSWIVQGDAAALRAVMQEDLLAACGDTPLAWNDAVALGLRYGVRGEVLADWAADLGRFQVRDGRLLYWGRSLNDRAAAVLALHGTPMSMEDIHEQLADGTAISSMRNQIWTDERFLRLDRNLYGLRAWGGEEYLGIREMIAREITNAGGEAEVNAIAEAISARFDVSAASVRTNLGGPGFPRTRRGWVRVADQASEQDAPYVPRNDVAGTRRCFVGADGRWWYRVEVTADHLRGSGSPVPAGWAAHIGGAPHREPVPLRHEAGETSLTWRAQPTFGSVKPLLEHIGATVGDQVFFNVTDGQLNALRLPAPTEGLSPETGAVRLTGWTAAVTPAEAVEVIARRIGMEPGQDGAAAALLERLAERGDKDIGELLEQALSGAVPAF
- the drmA gene encoding DISARM system helicase DrmA, which encodes MATGKTAEGPGSSTSGSTEEDLLQRVREVAQDFVPASSYEIRDDLGELISRDLLGPWDGPDEEFDHRAAGPRDRYLVGRIGPKRALSTTLAAADEQLLDDSDGEGDGTDQGLPERLTTQNAGRMWASSMGLMFAVPATDHAAAVTVRVRWGQYHRSQVLGDDGVARATWTREQVEKLVTVPVDGPPRQVLPLTADQEDAPGVRLVAEVRNRPGAAGPSRVVELSLVNAQDEPQQAKDAAWLFQAELHVTATDGKAPVFLPISDPLDEAEEAAQDALGAADLEEQHLTLLYRNHLKHAAGRNVAVAVTIDKGERRAHALTTTWLPVHDVPATIAPSGANAQHLDGIELSMDELAVLPPAALSDALAPLADGYSAWLDEREAQAEQLTGALRTSALDAVGQARDVAVRIALGVDALSNPEHPEVLEAFRFANRAMALQRRHTAIAALREREGIAFQEAKKRIDAEGPAAASWRPFQLAFVLLNLRALADPTLKEREAGPDGIVDLLFFPTGGGKTEAYLGLAAFTFAIRRLQGTIGTGEDARSGEAGVAVLMRYTLRLLTAQQFQRAAALVCAAEVLRREAYDGGDVRWGTTPFRIGLWVGGAVSPNGFDEAQKQIAEAKDAGDGKGAKVLQTLACPWCGSALSAQRDLHADDDLRRILLYCPNGEGKQACPFSQRRSPGEGLPILTVDEEIYRLAPSLLIATVDKLAQLPWRGQAGMLFGRVSDLCPRHGYRHADLDTRIKCGDKHQAKGKHAAVKSKPVTRLRPPDLIIQDELHLISGALGTTVGLFEAAVDELCGWPAQDAYGTTVRVGPKIVASTATTKRSADQISGVFARKSAIFPPQVIDIGDTYFSQQVELSKEAPGRRYLGICAHGVRMKQAEIRVAEILFLAGQTLFDRHGKPADPYMTLVGYFNATRELAGMRRFLDDDIATRVRIHGTRKGLSNRLLRRTEMLSVQELTSRISSADITEVLSRLEVSFDESMDTTVRRQAVADELREAGQHKQRIDFSKLGLRNEGTGAVDAVIATSMLQVGVDVSRFGLMMVVGQPKNTAEYIQASSRVGRDAQRPGLVVALYNWTRPRDLAHFENFGHYHATFYRQVEALSVTPFARRSLDRTTAAAWIAAVRNATTPHSRNHDAYDIDLDGPVAQQVTERFLARAETVGGPRARKYLGERIEVLKDAWARKKQGSARLGYEEAAWQGQRLSGLLNRATGATWDELTVAQSMRETENEINLLVPGAGLYDVVGGAPAWSYAAGAGQAGSDGEDSPEGDETGAVLDGKADKAGRQGKKA